The Xylocopa sonorina isolate GNS202 chromosome 5, iyXylSono1_principal, whole genome shotgun sequence genome segment CTCGTAAATCGCGTGCAAACACACTCAGAGACGCGAGGGGCACTATCTCTGTAGGAAGGCGAGTCGAAGACAGATGAAGCGAAACGCTGgcacggatcgatcgatcgccctCAGACTTTTCGCATATATTAACATCGAGTGGTTGGACGGAATAAAAAGGCGAGACGAAGGGCGAGCTGGGGAAGGGAAAAGGGAAAAGTGGGTGAACCCGCTGTTTACGGACGCATCTTCGATTTTGCCTCGCGCGCGAGGCGCATCGAGCCGCGTGCAGCCCCGCTTCAGACACCGGCTGTAATTCAGTAATGGTCTTGCGACGAAGTTCGTTTAATAACCGACACAAACAAGAGAGTCTCGTAATTAATTCGCGCACACTTGTGAATAGAATAAGAGTGGCAGGGTTAGCTGCTCGCTCGAAGACGGGAGGAGACGAGTTACCTCGTGCTGAGCTTGCGTAACCTACTATCTCGAAATTCCGTGTAGAAACCCTACCGCAAAGCAGTGATTCGACGCCGTTAATTTGTTAAGTGTAAAGTGAATCGTATTGGTTTCAGCGATAGTTACGTACGTAGGTAGGAGGACTAGACGTGACAGCGGGCGTCGACGAAAGTCCCTGGACGGTTGCGAGGACCGTCTGTAAATTGTTTCGCTCTGATCCTGCCGCGCGATCGAACGAGCAGCGTACGtcgataaataaaatattcctGGTTGCTTTCCGTGCTCGAGAGTGGTTCTCGTGGTTTGCTTTCGGTTTTCTATTTCAACTTCGACCCCTGAGTTTTATTCTTTGATCATAATTGGTCATCGAACGACTGGTCTATATGCAGACATATATCGACGGGGTTGTAAACAGTTCGTttgttgtttttttctttttgttttcctCGATGGCTTAAGGAGCGCGTTTCTGAGCGTTCGTTTCATTATTCAGACTCCGGTTCGCGAGGTATTTTCGCATTCTCGCGGCAAAAATAGTTGACACCATTTTTGCCATTTAATCGATCGCGGTAAATGCGCTCCTGAAATATATAGAACGGGACGTGATTCGTGGCATGATCGAAAGGGATGATTCATCGCGCGTAGATAAGTCGAAAACGCTGAATGAAGTGCTTTCCGTTCTCCCGGGGAAAAATGTTCTCGAGCCTTTTGTTAGACGGGGATTTAACTGTAACAGATATTTTGCGATATTCTATATCCCCGTGAGGAATTAACGATGATGATTATGGATTTCTCGTAACGACGCAATTATTTGCCGACGCTTCAATTTCAAACACGTCTCACGCGAGGCGCCCTTCGATTCGGACCAAACGACTAATTACGAATCGTTAAGAGATACTCTCGAATGTACAACTTGTCCCCGTGTGATCATCGCTTTTATCGCGAAAAGTTTAATCTGTATTTCGTCTGCTATCAATTATTTCGACGAAGTAAAGGAGATACAATGACGTTCTTTCATTTAAAGAGATGCTCAGAATTGTCGTTTGTGGAATCGATTATTTTTGGCCATCGAATTGTTTATTTCCGGTCGTCGCGAGATGTGCAAGGTAAGAGGGAAGAATGGCACGCAACGCAGCGATCGACGGGGGTACAGTGTCCTAGGATCGACATCAGAATTTGCTCTATCCGCTCGATGAAACGCGACAGGGGTAATGGTTAATTCTCGCGATGATCCTTCATCGAAATCCAGACGCGTCGATCCTCGTATCGTCGCCACTTTGTCAGAGTCAGGGTTGGGCATCGGCTCGAGTCGAAATTGAGCCATCTGGCACGATGATAGATCCGACGAAGCAGTCTGTGCCACGTGGAAAGTGGCCTGTAAAAAATTCATCGCTCGACAGAGGCATTAACGTTCGGGGATGTTGTTTCTGGGTGACTCGCTCGATATCACACGGCGACACCCTCGTAAATGGAGGACTGTAATTGAACGGCGGATAATTTTTAGACGAGAACCGCCCCGCGGCAGGTTGCGTTAAATAAACAAAGCCACCTGTGATCCAGTTTTCGGCCAGGACATTGTTCTTGCGGGACGCCGCGAACAAAGAGGAAGAATACGTATCCTGCCGCTTTCAGGGGTGTATATGAGCAAGTTTACTTGGTCTCTGCGAAACTTCTGTAAAGAACGGCATGGAAACGAGGTGAAAGAAAGGGGCTGGCTCTTTTGGATGGAACTTTTGGTTTACTTCAAACGGTGCCGCGGTTATTCGTAATCCCCGCTATTTTATCATCACTTTTAATTCCCGCGTATCCTTCGAACATGTttttcagaatgcttgatcTCTTATCGTGTATACAGTAGAAGCGTGACAAGCGCTCGTTCTACTATCTCGAGAGAACTGCAGAGAAGCTCTCGAAGTCGTTCGAAAGGGTAGCGGTGTGTCTTCGTTTCGAGACGAACAGGGGGTGGAGAATTTCGTGGCTACCTGTGCATGGTCTTCCGTAAGAAATCGACCACTCGAGAACGAATCCTGGTCTACTTCAGGAGGATGAAATTCGACGCTGATTATTTATGCAACACGGCGCATAGTGGCCGTATTATTCGTGTGTTATTACATACACAGGATGCGTGTAAGCCGGAAGTGTCTCGCGAGGGAAGCGTGAACGTGTAATCCGCGGGAACTTAATGACGGTTAATATGTAATTCCGCCTCATTGATATCCAATATAATATTTCGGGTTCTCCGCGGCGCGATGTTAATAAAATAGAACCGCGCCCATATACGCGAATTCTGCGGTGGGTGTCGGGGGTTGGGTGCCACTAACGTATTCAGCATTGGAACGCATAGAATGGATAGCGCGGCGGCCGCGATATACAATTTCAATAAATTTGACGTGCAGGATGCCTGATGATAGACGAATCCCGTGCCCAGCCGAGAATAGCAACCACGCGCCGGGATAATGAGATGATTTTATCGCGGTCGCGTCCGTTCCGTTTCCATTCGCTAAAATCTGTAATTGGAAAAATTTACCTGACCAACGCGTTTACCTGTAAATGGTCCAGATTGCGGGCAGACAATCACTTTTCCACCCGATTCAGGCCAATTTAATTCGCTGAATTTCATCCCTCGTTAATGGACATTAAATATACATGGCCGACGTAGAATTTGTTAATAGGGACATAGTTCCGGAGCGATTGTTAATACTTCGTTAATTAACAGGATGTGTACGCTCTCTCCATCCGTTTGCATTCATCGTCTGGTCTATTTCGTCTTATTTTATCGATAAATAAAATGATCTCTAACagtgttttatattttataattcttTAATCGGGAGTATTTAGACCGATGACTGATTTGCATAATTTCAAACGATGCGGTGATTGGCATTATTATCATTTGTTGTTATCGTAGATATTTATTAGTTCCTTACCAATCGCAGGGAAGCTCTGTATAATTGCTCTATTAAAATTGTTCGGATTATCGGTTATTAATAATAGCTAATTCCATGGCTGAAAATAGACGAGGCGTACCGTAGATCAGTCATTTTGCAGGATATTGTGTCTCGTGTTCTGAAATACCGATCGTGTATAAAGGTACAAGTTTTATTGTACCGTTTGCACGGTATCCCTGTCGGTAACTAACCAACCTTTGCTCGTACTGATGAATTTATGTCAGTAATACGAGTTCCCTCGAATGAGCTGTAGGTGGTTCTATTCGTCATCCTATTATGTGCTCCTATATAGTATCGTTTTCTTTTGTCGTGTAATTTATTTTGCATAGAAAACAATGATTTCGTCCACTTTGCGATTAGTGGCTGGTCCACTGACGAGAAGTGTTTTTTCATCTAATGGAAGGCTCGCGATATTACCATGTTTAACGTTTACTGAAGTTAGAGGTATTCACATAACCTCAAATGTTATGAGGGAATTTCGCGTTGGATCTTCTAAAGTAAGGGGAAAAGCCCTGGGAAAGGACTTAGTTATGGATGGAGAGCATACAACGGAAATTAGAACTATAGTCCAGAAGTAAGTATTTAATTTCGTCTTATACTGTTTCGTTCTGTGCAAATGTTTCATTCATTGTACAGGTTCGCGCGATGTATATTTGCTAAACTGATATTTATGCAGAATTTATTGATTTTAGGACTGCTCCTTTCCCCGATGCATCTACACCTTGTGAGCTGTTTAATGGCATACCTTTCGATCAATTGCACATTCTTAATGTAAAGTCAACTCGTAATAATACAATATTGTCGATTACCGACTTTAAAGGAAAGTTTTAACTCAAATTGTCATATCACGATACTATCGTCCTTGTAAGTTTCTTATGAGCTTGGTAATTTTTTTATAGGATTATTAATCTCTTTACATTCGGCTGGTATTGAAGGTTTTAAAAATACAAAGAAGGGTACCAATATCGCGGCACAACAAGCTGCATATGTATTTGGAACAGTGAGGGGACTTTTTTGCTTTATATTAGGTTTCAATTCTTGTAACTTTTCATGTATTCCCTGTAATACTTGCTATATTTTTTCAGCGTATTATTAAAAATTGGGCTAAAACAGTCAGGTTGAGAATACAAGGCATTGGACCTGGTAGAATGGTAAATATTAATGAAACAAATTTATTGTTCCATGTAAACGGATCATCATCTCCATATTTTTACAGGGTGCCATAAAAGGTATACAGTTGTCGGGATTAAACGTTGTTTCTATTACAGACGACACTAGGGTGTCGTGGAATCCTCCGAGACCGAGAAAAGCAAGAAGAATATAACTCATAgaatgtataataatatattaaataaacgaattcatattaaattatatattttttacataAATACATTTACGATATATTAATAATTTACAATACTGCCGGCGGATATTGACTAGATAGAaacaatattttataaattatttacatttaattacgaCGATGCTCTTTTGAATGTCCTACCAATGATCGTTTTTATCACATCTCGCGTTATCAGTAAAATACGCGTCTTGCGCTTTACAGCTCCTTGGTCTTTGATAAATTTATCTTTTTCAGAAAGTTTTCGATATAACGCGAGAACTTCGAGCACACAAAACTGTTTCGAGAATTGGTTTCTAACTTCGAAAGTTTTACAAAACACAGAATTTCGCTTCACCGTCTCACATGCTGCGTGATCCAGGGTATGTACTCCGAGACTCTGGTGTACACACCCGGAAGTCGTGGTCGAGCGCATCCTACTCCAGACGAGACTACCCCTACGACCAGTACGTTACCGCCAGGCTGACTTCCGACCATCAGAGGTCCGCCGCTATCAGCCTGAAAAAAAATACTACCCTCAGTTCTTCGAGCTCTACTCATTTATCGTACTTATTTTATTCTTAATGCAATTTTATTTCtaacatttgcattcttgtagCACTTATCATTTCAATCATATTATTTACCCAAAAACCGCAGCAATCTAAACGTAGACGTTCGAGGCCACCTGAATCTATTCATCCGTATAGAAG includes the following:
- the Mrps11 gene encoding mitochondrial ribosomal protein S11, which encodes MISSTLRLVAGPLTRSVFSSNGRLAILPCLTFTEVRGIHITSNVMREFRVGSSKVRGKALGKDLVMDGEHTTEIRTIVQKTAPFPDASTPCELFNGIPFDQLHILNVKSTRNNTILSITDFKGLLISLHSAGIEGFKNTKKGTNIAAQQAAYVFGTRIIKNWAKTVRLRIQGIGPGRMGAIKGIQLSGLNVVSITDDTRVSWNPPRPRKARRI